A single window of Rhizobium indicum DNA harbors:
- a CDS encoding glycosyltransferase, with protein MECAPVILFVFNRPMHMARTIAALQANELAEQTPLFIFCDGQRNEKEAERVRQVREQAKTVTGFKSVTIVEREKNYGLAGSIIDGVGRLCEQYGRVIVVEDDLITSPDFLRYMNQGLDLYADEERVASIHGYAYPVPNDDAPESYFLRGADCWGWATWARAWKHFEPNGAKLLIGLKEKGLAKAFDYDGNAFFLAMLRNQVKGKNQSWAIRWHASAYLDNMLTLYPRQSLVENSGFDDSGVHCSDVDYYAGSLGHAPGKLQKIPVEVNEQMRLRVLGFFAKMRRQRMNDFYKLVFSAGVKRIRKVVGLAAS; from the coding sequence ATGGAATGCGCACCAGTCATACTTTTTGTCTTCAATCGTCCCATGCATATGGCACGGACTATCGCTGCATTGCAGGCAAACGAATTGGCGGAACAGACGCCGCTGTTCATTTTTTGCGACGGTCAGCGCAATGAAAAAGAAGCGGAGCGCGTGCGCCAGGTCCGTGAACAGGCAAAGACGGTAACGGGTTTCAAGTCAGTCACTATCGTCGAGCGTGAAAAAAACTATGGCCTTGCCGGCTCCATCATCGATGGCGTGGGCCGTCTGTGCGAACAATATGGCCGCGTCATCGTCGTCGAGGATGACCTGATAACCTCGCCTGACTTCTTGCGCTATATGAACCAGGGGCTGGATCTTTATGCAGATGAGGAGCGCGTCGCCAGCATTCACGGTTACGCCTATCCGGTCCCCAACGACGATGCTCCCGAGAGCTATTTCCTACGTGGGGCGGACTGTTGGGGCTGGGCCACGTGGGCCCGGGCATGGAAACATTTCGAACCCAATGGGGCTAAGCTTCTGATAGGCCTGAAAGAGAAAGGCCTTGCCAAAGCTTTCGACTATGATGGGAACGCCTTTTTCCTGGCGATGCTGCGCAATCAAGTCAAAGGCAAGAATCAATCTTGGGCGATCAGGTGGCATGCCAGCGCTTATCTGGACAATATGCTGACTCTCTACCCTCGCCAGAGCCTTGTGGAGAACTCAGGGTTTGACGACAGCGGAGTCCACTGCAGCGATGTCGATTATTACGCCGGCAGCCTCGGGCATGCGCCGGGGAAATTGCAAAAGATCCCCGTTGAAGTTAACGAACAAATGCGACTGCGCGTGTTGGGCTTTTTCGCAAAGATGCGCCGCCAGCGGATGAATGATTTTTACAAGCTCGTATTCTCGGCCGGGGTCAAGCGCATACGCAAAGTAGTCGGTTTGGCGGCATCCTGA
- a CDS encoding glycosyltransferase family 4 protein: MKIGILLENPIQVGGGFNQAINAIVQLQRIIGKQHEVVAFTTIKANLQHLKRLGVPAEYLPAAGRLSRIALAVLRRLIRKEIGKAWMANKIENALLKAGMDLGYFVTHSSTPNYFRKLNYVTTVLDLCHRDDLEFPEVSSEGRFEERERHFSTCLPRAVAVLVASHQLLKRIVVRYGVDEERMIAMPFEPSPFLSEAHSIDRTAVLGNYGLRDGYYFYPAQFWPHKNHIRILEAISLLKQKAAVNSDVRVVFSGADSGNLAWIKQQAQRLGVSDNVTFLGFVPVDHMRALYEGALAVVMSTYFGPTNLPPLEAWAVGRPLIYSAHLNEQVGDAALFADANDAEQWADAMLRIRDPAVAVDLIEKGRKQLKAIDTERLEAETLFVHRLEQFAQRRKCWE, encoded by the coding sequence ATGAAAATTGGCATCTTGTTAGAAAACCCGATTCAGGTCGGTGGCGGATTCAATCAAGCAATCAATGCGATCGTACAACTCCAGCGTATCATCGGAAAACAGCATGAGGTCGTGGCTTTCACGACAATCAAAGCCAATCTTCAGCATCTCAAGCGGCTTGGAGTTCCCGCAGAATACCTGCCTGCCGCCGGAAGGCTATCTCGAATTGCACTCGCCGTGTTGCGCCGCTTAATCCGCAAGGAAATTGGCAAAGCGTGGATGGCAAACAAGATCGAAAATGCGCTGCTGAAAGCAGGCATGGATCTGGGGTATTTCGTTACACATTCCTCAACTCCGAACTATTTCCGCAAGCTCAACTACGTCACAACAGTCCTTGATCTCTGTCATCGGGACGATCTCGAATTTCCGGAAGTCAGCTCCGAAGGCAGATTCGAAGAACGAGAGCGGCACTTTTCCACATGCCTGCCACGTGCGGTCGCCGTCTTGGTGGCATCACATCAGCTACTGAAGAGGATTGTCGTTCGCTACGGAGTTGACGAAGAGCGCATGATTGCGATGCCGTTCGAGCCCTCTCCTTTCTTAAGTGAAGCGCATTCGATTGATCGCACAGCCGTGCTCGGCAATTACGGGCTGAGGGATGGCTATTATTTCTATCCGGCGCAATTCTGGCCTCATAAGAACCATATACGCATTCTTGAAGCGATCTCGTTGTTAAAGCAAAAGGCGGCCGTTAATTCCGACGTACGCGTGGTCTTTTCGGGTGCGGATAGCGGTAATTTGGCCTGGATCAAGCAGCAAGCGCAGCGGTTAGGCGTCTCTGACAATGTGACGTTTCTCGGCTTTGTACCGGTTGATCACATGCGCGCGCTTTACGAAGGCGCTCTGGCCGTCGTGATGTCGACTTATTTTGGCCCGACCAATCTACCGCCGTTGGAAGCGTGGGCAGTCGGCCGCCCGTTGATCTATTCGGCGCACCTCAATGAACAGGTCGGCGATGCGGCGTTGTTTGCCGACGCTAATGACGCAGAGCAGTGGGCCGACGCAATGTTGCGCATTCGGGATCCTGCGGTGGCAGTTGATCTGATCGAAAAAGGGCGTAAGCAGCTAAAAGCGATCGACACGGAGCGGCTCGAAGCCGAGACCCTATTCGTACATAGACTCGAGCAATTTGCGCAACGCAGGAAATGCTGGGAATAA
- a CDS encoding class I SAM-dependent DNA methyltransferase, which produces MTTSFGLYSQYYDLLYKDKDYEGETAYVKALLERYATGPISQIMELGSGTGIHAEKIAEAGYGVLGVELSETMLAAAMPKAAQSGGKLDFKLGDARTFRTDRQFQAVISLFHVLSYQTSDADLEAMMETVSHHLEDGGIFIFDFWYGPAVLWQRPSTRVKRLENDEISVVRVAESVVHDAENVVDVNYTIFATEKLSAKTEMVCETHRMRYLFLNEINRLLTNAGMSRVIAEEWMSSSTPGTETWGVCVVARKNAG; this is translated from the coding sequence TTGACGACCAGTTTCGGATTGTACTCCCAGTATTACGATCTTCTCTATAAGGACAAGGACTACGAGGGCGAAACAGCTTATGTGAAAGCTCTGCTGGAGCGTTATGCCACCGGCCCAATCTCACAGATTATGGAGCTAGGCTCCGGCACCGGCATTCACGCCGAAAAGATCGCAGAAGCCGGATATGGGGTGCTGGGGGTAGAGCTGTCGGAAACCATGCTTGCGGCGGCCATGCCGAAGGCGGCACAGTCGGGCGGCAAACTTGATTTCAAGCTGGGCGATGCACGCACATTCCGGACGGATCGGCAATTCCAGGCGGTCATCTCCCTTTTTCATGTTTTGAGCTATCAGACGTCCGATGCCGATCTCGAAGCGATGATGGAGACTGTCTCCCACCATCTCGAAGATGGAGGAATTTTCATATTCGACTTCTGGTACGGACCAGCAGTCCTTTGGCAGCGGCCGAGCACCCGCGTCAAACGCTTGGAAAACGATGAGATTTCCGTCGTTCGCGTTGCAGAGTCGGTCGTGCATGACGCCGAGAACGTCGTGGATGTCAATTACACGATCTTCGCGACGGAGAAGCTGAGCGCCAAGACCGAAATGGTTTGCGAAACCCACCGCATGCGCTACCTCTTCCTGAACGAGATAAACCGCCTCCTGACGAATGCGGGGATGAGCCGTGTGATTGCCGAAGAGTGGATGTCCAGTTCGACGCCGGGGACCGAAACCTGGGGCGTCTGTGTCGTAGCGCGCAAGAACGCGGGCTGA
- a CDS encoding nucleotidyltransferase family protein, which translates to MSRRAVILAGGMGTRLRPYTVVLPKPLMPIGDYPILEVIIRQLISGGFQHITLAVNHQAELIKAFFQDGDKWGVRIDYSLEDEPLGTMGPLRLIKDLPENFLVMNGDILTDLNYADFHDAHVRDGNIFTISSKTRQHRIDYGVLDTGEAGLLTGFREKPTAEYKVSMGVYMVSSRAVEHIPQGGAYGFDQLMLDLLAAGKPATVRDFAGYWLDIGRPDDYALAIEQFESMRSRFLNG; encoded by the coding sequence ATGTCTAGGCGCGCAGTCATTCTGGCCGGCGGAATGGGAACGCGGTTGCGGCCCTATACCGTCGTGCTTCCAAAGCCTTTGATGCCGATCGGCGACTATCCTATTCTTGAGGTGATCATTCGTCAGCTGATATCAGGCGGATTTCAACATATAACGCTTGCCGTCAACCACCAGGCCGAGCTGATCAAGGCTTTCTTCCAGGATGGCGACAAGTGGGGTGTACGCATCGACTATTCGCTTGAGGACGAACCTCTTGGCACCATGGGGCCGCTGCGGCTGATAAAGGATCTGCCGGAGAATTTCCTGGTGATGAACGGCGACATTCTGACGGATCTCAACTATGCCGATTTTCATGATGCTCACGTCCGCGACGGGAATATATTCACGATCTCGTCCAAGACGCGTCAGCATCGCATAGACTATGGCGTTCTTGACACCGGCGAGGCCGGGCTGTTGACCGGTTTTCGAGAGAAACCGACGGCCGAATACAAAGTCAGCATGGGCGTCTACATGGTGTCTTCGAGGGCCGTCGAGCACATACCACAAGGTGGTGCCTACGGCTTCGATCAGTTGATGCTTGATCTTCTTGCGGCCGGCAAGCCGGCCACGGTTCGAGATTTTGCAGGCTATTGGCTCGATATCGGACGGCCTGACGATTATGCCTTGGCGATCGAGCAGTTCGAATCCATGCGGTCCAGGTTCTTGAATGGTTGA
- a CDS encoding NAD-dependent 4,6-dehydratase LegB, which translates to MKKVLVTGADGFIGSHLVETLVKAGVEVRALCQYNSFSSWGWLDQSEYRGKFEVILGDVRDPAQMRAVAKGVDTIFHLAALIAIPYSYQAPSSYVDTNINGTLNVLQGALDASVGRVIQTSTSEVYGTARFVPISESHPLQAQSPYSASKIGADAMAYSYHSSFDLPVTVARPFNTFGPRQSARAVIPTVISQLLSGRTTLKLGALSPTRDFNFVQDTCDGFLALAACDEAIGQTVNIGSGSEISIGDTVRLIADIIGVSVEIECDEQRLRPANSEVERLCCDNSLIKSLTGFSPRYSLEDGLKATIDWLRQPQNLARYKADIFNV; encoded by the coding sequence ATGAAGAAAGTACTCGTGACCGGTGCGGACGGCTTCATCGGCTCTCACCTCGTTGAAACCTTGGTCAAGGCAGGCGTGGAAGTCCGCGCCCTCTGCCAGTACAACTCGTTTTCCAGCTGGGGCTGGCTGGACCAGTCTGAATACCGCGGCAAGTTCGAGGTCATTCTTGGAGACGTTCGCGACCCGGCGCAAATGCGTGCCGTCGCTAAAGGCGTTGACACGATATTTCATCTGGCCGCGCTCATCGCTATTCCCTATTCCTATCAGGCGCCGTCCAGCTATGTAGACACCAACATTAATGGCACGTTGAATGTGCTTCAGGGCGCTCTCGATGCAAGCGTTGGCCGCGTCATCCAGACCTCGACCAGCGAGGTCTACGGAACGGCTCGCTTTGTCCCAATCAGCGAAAGTCATCCGCTGCAGGCACAGTCGCCCTATTCGGCGTCAAAAATCGGTGCTGACGCGATGGCCTACAGCTATCATTCGAGCTTCGACCTGCCGGTGACGGTCGCACGGCCTTTCAACACTTTCGGCCCACGACAATCCGCAAGGGCGGTAATTCCGACTGTGATTTCACAGCTTCTGAGCGGACGGACGACGCTGAAGCTTGGTGCGCTCTCGCCCACCCGGGATTTCAATTTCGTGCAGGATACATGCGACGGCTTTCTGGCGCTCGCGGCCTGCGACGAAGCCATCGGCCAGACGGTCAATATCGGCTCGGGCAGCGAGATATCGATCGGCGATACCGTTCGGCTGATCGCCGATATCATCGGCGTCAGCGTCGAGATCGAATGCGATGAACAGCGTTTGCGTCCGGCAAACAGCGAAGTGGAACGTTTGTGCTGCGACAACAGCCTGATCAAGTCTCTGACAGGATTTTCGCCGCGTTACAGCTTGGAAGATGGTCTGAAAGCGACGATCGACTGGCTGCGTCAGCCACAGAATCTGGCGAGATACAAGGCGGATATCTTCAATGTCTAG
- a CDS encoding ABC transporter permease: protein MTGHVTKQEGESGTEPWDIVIKPSGTISVGLTTAWKYRELIWMFFKRDFTTFYKQTVLGPVWYLIQPILTTVTYYIVFGKIANLSTDGISPLVFYMSGTIIWNYFSACLTNNSETFSKNSNLFGKVYFPRLVVPLAVAMSGLVAFAIQFTLLLTISFVLWLSQDDIVISLRFVFATPLILLYVATLGVGMGLLVSALTVRYRDLVYAVGFVTQLWMYATPVVYAFSQVPERYQWFYYLNPMTTPVQVFRWALFDASPLPLSICLANVAATLIIMFGGLILFARAEATAMDTV, encoded by the coding sequence ATGACAGGTCACGTGACAAAACAGGAAGGGGAAAGCGGCACCGAACCCTGGGATATAGTCATCAAGCCGTCCGGCACCATCAGCGTCGGGCTGACGACCGCGTGGAAATATCGTGAACTTATCTGGATGTTCTTCAAAAGGGATTTCACGACATTCTACAAGCAAACCGTGCTTGGACCGGTTTGGTATCTCATACAACCGATACTGACGACGGTCACCTATTACATCGTCTTCGGAAAGATTGCCAATCTCTCGACCGATGGAATTTCCCCGCTTGTCTTTTATATGTCCGGCACCATTATCTGGAATTATTTCTCAGCTTGCCTCACCAATAACTCAGAAACATTTTCGAAAAACTCGAACTTGTTTGGAAAAGTGTATTTCCCCCGGCTAGTCGTACCACTCGCAGTCGCGATGAGCGGCCTGGTCGCATTTGCCATCCAATTCACGCTGCTGCTTACGATCTCTTTTGTTCTCTGGCTTAGTCAGGATGATATTGTGATCAGCTTGCGTTTCGTTTTCGCGACACCATTGATTTTGCTATATGTTGCAACGCTTGGTGTGGGAATGGGACTCTTGGTTTCCGCGCTGACAGTTCGATATCGTGATCTGGTTTATGCCGTCGGTTTCGTTACGCAGCTTTGGATGTATGCGACACCCGTCGTCTATGCTTTCAGCCAGGTTCCCGAACGATATCAATGGTTTTACTACCTCAATCCGATGACGACTCCGGTTCAGGTATTCCGTTGGGCACTTTTCGACGCGTCGCCGCTTCCTCTGAGCATTTGCCTGGCGAATGTCGCGGCCACTCTGATTATTATGTTTGGCGGCTTGATACTTTTTGCGCGGGCTGAGGCAACCGCTATGGATACCGTTTGA
- the gmd gene encoding GDP-mannose 4,6-dehydratase translates to MTKTALITGVTGQDGAYLAELLLSKGYTVHGIKRRSSSFNTGRIEHIYQDPHETHPRFILHYGDMIDSTNLLRIVQQTQPDEIYNLAAQSHVGVSFETPEYTADADGIGTLRLLEAIRILGLEEKTRFYQASTSELYGLVQEVPQNEKTPFYPRSPYAAAKLYAYWIVVNYREAYGMHASNGILFNHESPLRGETFVTRKITMAVAAIHLGRQDKLFLGNLDAKRDWGHAREYVEGMWRMLQQDKPDDYVLATGETTSVRQFVEWAFADVGIALEWKGSGVDEKGYDAASGACLVEIDPRYFRPTEVDLLLGDPTKARQKLGWHHKTPVRELAAEMVREDVKHWKAQNSRKEI, encoded by the coding sequence ATGACAAAAACCGCGCTTATTACTGGGGTGACTGGTCAGGATGGTGCCTATTTGGCCGAATTGCTTCTGAGCAAGGGCTATACGGTGCACGGTATCAAGCGGCGGTCCTCGTCTTTTAATACCGGCCGCATCGAACATATCTATCAGGATCCGCATGAGACACATCCTCGCTTCATTCTCCACTATGGCGATATGATCGACTCGACCAACCTGCTGCGGATCGTGCAGCAGACGCAGCCCGATGAAATCTACAATCTTGCCGCACAAAGCCATGTGGGTGTCAGCTTCGAAACGCCTGAATATACGGCGGATGCCGATGGCATCGGGACGTTGAGGTTGCTCGAAGCGATCCGTATCCTGGGGCTCGAGGAAAAGACCCGATTCTACCAGGCATCGACCTCGGAACTCTACGGTCTTGTGCAGGAAGTGCCGCAGAACGAGAAGACGCCCTTTTATCCGCGTTCTCCCTATGCTGCAGCCAAGCTCTATGCCTACTGGATCGTCGTGAATTATCGCGAGGCATACGGCATGCATGCGTCGAACGGCATTCTTTTCAATCACGAAAGCCCGCTTCGCGGCGAAACCTTCGTCACGCGCAAGATCACGATGGCGGTGGCTGCAATCCATCTGGGGCGGCAGGATAAGCTTTTCCTCGGCAATCTCGACGCCAAGCGTGACTGGGGCCACGCGCGTGAATATGTCGAGGGCATGTGGCGCATGCTGCAGCAGGACAAGCCGGATGACTACGTCTTGGCGACCGGTGAGACGACGAGTGTCCGCCAGTTTGTGGAGTGGGCTTTTGCCGACGTGGGCATTGCTTTGGAATGGAAGGGGTCCGGCGTCGACGAAAAGGGTTATGACGCCGCGTCCGGTGCCTGCCTTGTGGAAATCGACCCGCGGTATTTCCGCCCGACGGAAGTCGACCTTTTGCTTGGCGACCCGACCAAGGCACGTCAGAAATTGGGCTGGCACCACAAGACCCCGGTTCGCGAACTCGCCGCCGAAATGGTGCGGGAGGATGTCAAGCACTGGAAGGCTCAAAACAGCCGGAAAGAGATCTGA
- a CDS encoding DegT/DnrJ/EryC1/StrS family aminotransferase has translation MIPVNEPLLNGNESKYLLECIETGWISSEGPFITRFEREFAATVGRKHAIAVANGSMALDAGMMALGLEEGTEVIMPSFTIISCAAAIVRAGCVPVAVDSDPLTWNIDPTKIEAAITPKTRAIMVVHIYGLPCDMAAINEIARRHDLKIIEDAAEMHGQTYNGQPCGSFGDVSIFSFYPNKHITTGEGGMIVTDSDALADRSRSLRNLCFLPARRFVHEELGWNMRMTNMQAALGCAQLERLPEFVERKRAMGKLYTELLQDLPGIQLPLPETTYARNIYWVYGIVLKDEIDFDAAEAMKRLAAKGVGCRPFFWPMHEQPVLQKMGFFKDADLPIAAKLARRGFYIPSGMALREDQIREVAGIVAEVIR, from the coding sequence ATGATTCCGGTCAATGAACCGCTGCTGAATGGTAACGAGAGCAAGTATCTGCTGGAATGTATCGAGACCGGCTGGATTTCCTCCGAAGGCCCTTTCATCACACGTTTTGAGCGTGAGTTTGCCGCGACTGTCGGCCGCAAGCACGCAATCGCCGTTGCGAACGGTTCGATGGCTCTCGACGCTGGCATGATGGCGCTTGGCCTGGAGGAAGGCACTGAGGTCATCATGCCGTCCTTCACGATCATTTCCTGCGCAGCAGCCATCGTGAGAGCGGGTTGTGTGCCGGTTGCGGTGGATTCGGATCCTCTCACCTGGAATATCGATCCGACGAAGATCGAAGCAGCTATTACGCCGAAGACGCGCGCCATCATGGTGGTGCATATCTATGGCCTGCCCTGCGATATGGCCGCGATCAACGAGATCGCCCGCCGCCACGACCTCAAGATCATCGAAGACGCTGCAGAAATGCATGGACAGACATATAACGGCCAGCCTTGCGGCAGTTTCGGCGATGTCAGCATTTTCAGCTTCTATCCCAATAAGCACATTACCACAGGCGAAGGTGGCATGATCGTCACCGATTCCGACGCCCTTGCCGACAGATCTCGAAGCCTGCGAAATCTCTGCTTCCTGCCTGCCCGTCGCTTTGTTCACGAGGAACTGGGCTGGAATATGCGTATGACAAATATGCAGGCGGCTTTGGGTTGCGCGCAGCTTGAGCGCCTTCCGGAATTCGTCGAGCGCAAACGTGCGATGGGCAAACTGTATACCGAGCTGCTTCAGGACCTGCCCGGCATTCAACTGCCGTTGCCCGAGACAACGTATGCCCGGAATATCTATTGGGTCTATGGCATCGTGCTGAAGGACGAGATCGATTTCGACGCAGCCGAAGCGATGAAACGATTGGCGGCCAAAGGGGTAGGCTGCCGTCCGTTTTTCTGGCCGATGCACGAGCAGCCCGTTCTGCAGAAGATGGGCTTCTTCAAGGACGCAGATCTTCCCATCGCCGCAAAGCTTGCGCGCCGCGGCTTCTATATTCCAAGCGGCATGGCGCTGAGGGAAGATCAAATTCGCGAAGTCGCGGGTATCGTAGCGGAGGTCATCCGTTGA
- a CDS encoding glycosyltransferase family 4 protein, which yields MDDRITLRRKRIGFYLGVGRHAGGMFQYAQSLVQALSSIDGTDVEVIVAYGDEAWRSELDASPLKTVPLQHWKRGETLAKLFMVLPGSVARNIARWVNPLVRELTSLQCDLWIFPAQDALTWQIKEPSIATIHDLMHRYERSFPEAGSWLRFQLRESRFRHLVNQGVAVLVDSETGRRHVMESYGTPEDHIYPLPYIAPNYLTDSVETPAFAERYRLPEKFYFYPAQFWPHKNHLRLIQALAAARRTHPNMELVLAGNTKREYAAVKATASELGLSQAVHFVGYVPDSDLAGFYRRARGLVMPTFFGPTNIPPLEAMVCGCPVLISDKYGMREQCGDAALYFSPQSVAEIQGAMSRLWEDEDLRSSLIKKGLERASLWKQEDFDHRLREILGRVLDRVA from the coding sequence TTGGACGACCGAATTACCTTGCGCCGGAAGAGGATTGGTTTCTATCTCGGAGTAGGCCGCCATGCCGGTGGTATGTTCCAGTATGCGCAAAGCCTTGTGCAGGCCCTGTCTTCAATCGACGGCACGGACGTGGAGGTCATCGTTGCCTATGGGGACGAAGCCTGGCGCTCTGAACTTGATGCCAGCCCGCTGAAGACCGTCCCGCTGCAGCACTGGAAGCGGGGCGAGACACTTGCCAAGCTGTTCATGGTTCTGCCCGGCTCCGTAGCGCGTAACATCGCGAGATGGGTGAACCCACTCGTGCGGGAATTGACATCTCTCCAATGTGATCTGTGGATTTTTCCGGCTCAAGACGCCCTGACCTGGCAGATCAAGGAGCCCTCGATCGCAACCATTCACGATTTGATGCACAGATATGAACGCAGCTTTCCAGAAGCCGGAAGCTGGTTGCGCTTTCAACTGAGAGAAAGCCGGTTCCGTCACCTTGTGAACCAGGGCGTTGCCGTGCTCGTCGATTCCGAAACCGGGCGGCGGCATGTCATGGAAAGCTACGGTACGCCAGAAGATCACATATATCCGCTGCCTTATATCGCTCCGAACTATCTTACGGATTCGGTCGAGACGCCCGCCTTCGCCGAACGCTACCGGCTTCCGGAAAAATTCTATTTTTATCCGGCGCAATTCTGGCCTCACAAGAATCACTTGCGGCTCATACAAGCGCTGGCAGCCGCGCGCAGGACTCATCCGAACATGGAACTGGTCTTGGCGGGCAATACAAAGCGCGAATATGCGGCCGTCAAAGCGACAGCAAGCGAGCTTGGGCTATCCCAAGCTGTTCACTTCGTCGGTTATGTACCGGATTCGGATCTGGCTGGGTTTTATCGTCGTGCCAGAGGGTTGGTCATGCCGACTTTTTTCGGCCCGACAAACATTCCGCCGCTTGAAGCGATGGTGTGTGGTTGCCCCGTTTTGATATCGGACAAGTATGGTATGCGTGAACAGTGCGGCGACGCGGCTCTCTATTTCTCGCCGCAATCCGTCGCGGAAATTCAAGGGGCAATGAGCCGCCTGTGGGAAGATGAAGACCTACGTTCCTCTTTGATCAAAAAGGGGCTTGAAAGAGCTTCCTTGTGGAAGCAAGAAGATTTCGACCACCGTCTGAGAGAAATTTTGGGGCGTGTCCTCGATCGAGTCGCATGA
- a CDS encoding ABC transporter ATP-binding protein: MNDIVIRAENVSKHYRLGIINHGTLYRDLQSWWARFRNLPDPNASVSDYASDRQNKARLKNDIFHALDDVSFEISRGDIVGVIGRNGAGKSTLLKLMSRITRPTSGYIGIRGRIASLLEVGTGFHPELTGRENVYLNGAILGMTHSEVRRKFDEIVEFAEIGDFIDTPVKRYSSGMYVRLAFSVAAHLEPEILLVDEVLAVGDVNFQNKCMGRMREVTKAGRTIMFVSHNMTAVSSLCPQSILLSDGRVAAVGSTSDVIRAYLDRPELSGKIDFEIDPQDVDGKAVISRLSIRKEDGELAQTVELTKNFIIEMEYELREPLTGLSVGLQIMMEDGYSSVISLSDPELDVSRLDTRSPGYYRARVVIPAGLLNTGTFYLRAGISSRFSIYSVVEGIRFEVEDNVGIIQMLGQQRKPSISAIQLPWDVKMLYLRDSEGLLK, from the coding sequence ATGAATGATATCGTTATACGCGCCGAGAATGTCAGCAAACACTATCGCTTGGGTATCATCAATCACGGCACCTTGTACCGCGACCTCCAAAGCTGGTGGGCGCGGTTCCGCAATCTGCCGGACCCCAATGCCTCCGTGTCGGATTACGCTTCCGACAGACAGAACAAGGCTCGGCTTAAGAACGATATTTTTCACGCCCTGGATGATGTCTCCTTCGAGATCTCCCGCGGCGATATCGTTGGCGTAATCGGTCGCAATGGGGCAGGCAAGTCGACCCTTCTGAAGCTGATGTCTCGCATAACGCGTCCAACCTCGGGCTATATTGGCATTCGAGGCAGGATTGCGAGCCTCTTGGAAGTCGGAACCGGCTTCCACCCCGAACTCACGGGCCGCGAAAACGTTTACTTAAACGGTGCCATTCTTGGAATGACACACTCCGAAGTTCGCAGGAAGTTCGATGAAATCGTCGAGTTCGCAGAAATCGGCGATTTCATCGACACCCCAGTCAAACGTTACTCTTCAGGCATGTATGTTCGACTTGCCTTTTCCGTTGCGGCACATCTGGAACCCGAAATACTTCTTGTCGATGAGGTTTTGGCAGTTGGCGACGTCAACTTCCAGAACAAATGTATGGGCCGAATGCGGGAGGTGACCAAGGCGGGCCGAACAATCATGTTCGTCAGCCATAATATGACAGCTGTAAGCAGTCTTTGCCCTCAATCCATTCTGTTGTCCGACGGTCGCGTAGCTGCCGTGGGCAGTACGTCCGATGTCATTCGCGCCTATCTCGACCGGCCTGAACTGAGCGGGAAGATAGATTTTGAAATCGACCCACAGGATGTCGACGGCAAGGCGGTGATCTCTCGCCTTTCCATCCGAAAGGAAGATGGCGAGTTAGCACAAACTGTTGAACTCACGAAGAATTTTATCATCGAGATGGAGTATGAACTGCGCGAGCCACTGACAGGGCTTTCCGTCGGGCTGCAGATCATGATGGAGGATGGTTATTCCTCGGTCATCAGCCTGTCTGATCCGGAACTCGACGTAAGCCGCCTCGACACCCGGTCCCCAGGTTATTATCGGGCACGAGTCGTCATTCCGGCTGGCTTGTTGAACACTGGAACCTTTTATCTCCGCGCCGGCATTTCCAGCCGTTTTTCGATCTATTCGGTGGTTGAGGGTATTCGGTTCGAAGTCGAAGACAATGTCGGGATCATCCAGATGCTGGGGCAGCAGCGAAAACCGTCGATTTCGGCGATCCAGCTCCCCTGGGATGTGAAGATGCTCTACCTCCGCGATTCTGAAGGCTTATTGAAATGA